From a region of the Micropterus dolomieu isolate WLL.071019.BEF.003 ecotype Adirondacks linkage group LG21, ASM2129224v1, whole genome shotgun sequence genome:
- the LOC123959698 gene encoding membrane-associated phosphatidylinositol transfer protein 2-like isoform X1, translating into MLIKEYRIPMPMSVEEYRIAQLYMIQKKSREESCGEGSGVEILENKPYTDGPGGAGQYTHKVYHIGMHIPSWFRSILPKAALRVEEESWNAYPYTRTRYTCPFVEKFSIDIETYYKSDTGNQADVFNMSAAEKRQRTIDPIDIVTDPIPPHEYKAEEDTRLYKSVKTQRGPLRDDWIEEYNNNPGKTPIMCAYKLCKVEFRYWGMQSKIERFIHDVGLRKVMVRAHRQAWCWQDEWYGLTMEDIRQLELETQLALATKMALFSQAEEATEANGGAPSPDKDQEVKEAMNSIEAEEVAEEVTLQPRGVLTKQWSTSSRSSRSSKRGVSPSHHSISEWRMQSIARDSDDSSDEEFFDAHEDFSDGEEVIPKEITKWNSNDLIDKIEATDTEETPGELFKEMTVDYERTTSEDRLDEESSSQQCLQPSKIHVLILVLHGGNILDTGGGDQNSKQADVNTISTAFDTVMRVHYPAALGRIAIRLVPCPAICAEAFSLVSNLSPYSYDEGCLSSSQDHIPLAALPLLATSAPQYQEAMATVIVRANQVYADFIKSLNGAAFTGQVCLIGDCVGGILGFDALCSSNQTVNESQNSSRRGSVVSVQDQDLLSPGIIVNSGHGSASSTLEGSRHLSRSNIDIPRAGAGDDTKRQLPRKRSDSSTYELDTIKQHQAFLSSLHSSVLRNDAVSRRSSSSTMLDGGSVGKFDFEVSDFFLFGSPLGLVLALRKTVIPMLDVAQLRPACQQVYNLFHPADPSASRLEPLLERKFHLLPPFNVPRYQRFPLGDGNSALLADVVQSHGGVFMDSSYPSSPVTGPLSRGQRRASEVSIASQVSGMADSYTATNIANTNSCQTNQSKKFGLLSQLALSSQNKFFMKSPPKSRKTRCPGAGLMAELDNEAETSEGLNPTGQYENCLSPGLDCAISVLVSLDSQAEVEQVAARWWGTKRLDFALYCPDALTAFPTVALPHLFHASYWESTDVVSFLLRQVMRHENSSILELDGKEVSEFTPSKPREKWLRKRTHVKIRNVTANHRVNDAVFTEDAQQVLTGRFMYGPLDMVTLAGEKVDLHIMTQPPSGEWVYFNTEVTNSSGRVSFVIPEDKRLGIGVYPVKMVVRGDHTFADSYLTIIPRGTEFVVFSIDGSFAASVSIMGSDPKVRAGAVDVVRHWQDLGYLIIYVTGRPDMQKQRVVAWLSQHNFPHGIVCFCDGLVHDPLRHKANFLKTLTEAHMKIFAGYGSTKDISVYTSIGLPSSQIFIVGRPSKKMQHQCQFITEGYAAHLSQLEYNHRSRPAKSSTARMVLRKGSFGLGANSDFLRKRNHLLRTISSQPAPSSPTGSIHNRPERTQSQSDGERLESAHSYSQGAAQRSMSITASCWGRSSSTKLEPGVLSPK; encoded by the exons aaaaagagcagagaagagagcTGTGGTGAAGGTAGCGGGGTGGAGATCCTAGAGAATAAGCCCTACACAGATGGGCCGGGTGGGGCAGGCCAGTACACCCACAAGGTCTACCACATTGGCATGCACATTCCCAGCTGGTTCCGCTCCATATTGCCCAAAGCAGCCCTGAGAGTTGAAGAGGAGTCCTGGAACGCCTACCCTTACACCCGCACCAG ATACACCTGTCCCTTTGTTGAGAAGTTCTCCATTGACATTGAGACCTACTACAAATCCGACACAGGCAACCAAGCAGATGTCTTCAATATGTCTGCAGCAGAGAAGAGGCAGAGGACTATTG ACCCAATCGACATTGTGACAGATCCCATCCCCCCTCACGAGTACAAAGCAGAGGAAGACACGCGGCTCTACAAGTCAGTCAAGACCCAGAGGGGTCCTCTGCGGGACGACTGGATAGAAGAGTACAACAATAACCCAGGGAAGACCCCCATCATGTGTGCCTACAAACTCTGCAAGGTGGAGTTCCGCTACTGGGGCATGCAGTCTAAGATTGAACGTTTCATCCATGATGTTG GACTGAGAAAGGTGATGGTGCGTGCCCACCGGCAGGCCTGGTGCTGGCAGGATGAGTGGTACGGTCTGACCATGGAGGACATCCGGCAGCTGGAACTGGAAACCCAGCTGGCCCTGGCCACAAAGATGGCCCTGTTCAGTCAGGCAGAGGAGGCCACAGAGGCCAACGGAGGTGCTCCGTCTCCTGACAAAGACCAGGAGGTTAAAGAGGCGATGAACTCCATTGAAGCTGAGGAGGTGGCTGAGGAGGTGACTCTCCAGCCACGAGGTGTACTCACCAAACAGTGGTCCACTTCATCCCGATCCTCCCGCTCATCCaagagaggag TGAGTCCATCACATCACAGCATCTCAGAGTGGAGGATGCAGAGCATAGCGCGAGACTCAGACGACAGCTCGGACGAGGAGTTCTTCGACGCTCATG AGGATTTCTCAGATGGCGAGGAGGTCATCCCAAAGGAAATCACTAAGTGGAACTCCAATGATCTCATAGACAAGATTGAAGCTACAGACACAGAGGAAACTCCTG gtgagCTGTTCAAGGAAATGACAGTGGATTATGAAAGAACAACCAGTGAGGACAGACTAGATGAG GAGAGCTCGTCCCAGCAGTGCCTGCAGCCTTCCAAAATCCACGTGCTGATCTTGGTTCTTCACGGAGGGAACATCCTGGATACAGGCGGAGGGGACCAGAACAGCAAGCAGGCCGACGTCAACACGATTAGTACAGCTTTTGACACAGTCATGCGTGTTCACTACCCCGCTGCGCTGGGACGCATCGCCATCCGTTTGGTACCCTGCCCTGCCATCTGTGCCGAGGCCTTCTCCCTAGTGTCCAA CCTGAGCCCATACAGCTACGATGAAGGTTGTCTGTCCAGCAGCCAGGACCACATCCCCCTGGCAGCTCTCCCACTCCTGGCCACCTCTGCTCCACAGTACCAGGAGGCCATGGCCACCGTCATCGTCAGAGCCAACCAGGTGTACGCAGATTTCATAAAGTCTCTGAATGGGGCAGCCTTCACCGGCCAG GTATGCCTCATTGGAGACTGTGTGGGAGGAATTTTGGGATTTGATGCCCTGTGCAGTAGCAATCAGACAGTTAATGAAAGCCAGAACAGCAGTCGCAGGGGCAGTGTCGTGAGTGTACAG GACCAGGATCTCCTCTCTCCTGGTATCATTGTCAACAGTGGGCACGGGTCAGCCTCTTCGACCCTGGAGGGCAGCCGTCACCTCAGTCGCAGTAACATAGACATCCCTCGTGCTGGCGCAGGTGACGACACCAAGAGACAACTGCCACGCAAGAGAAGTGACTCCTCCACCTACGAACTGGACACGATCAAACAACACCAGGCCTTCCTGTCCAG CTTACACTCCAGTGTCTTGCGGAACGACGCAGTCTCACGCAGGTCAAGCAGCAGCACTATGCTGGATGGAGGCTCCGTGGGGAAGTTTGACTTTGAGGTGTCCGACTTTTTCCTGTTTGGCTCTCCCCTTGGTTTGGTACTGGCCCTGAGAAAGACTGTCATTCCTATGCTGGATG TGGCCCAGCTGCGCCCTGCCTGTCAGCAGGTCTACAACCTGTTCCACCCAGCCGATCCCTCAGCCTCCCGCCTGGAGCCTCTGCTGGAAAGGAAATTTCATCTCCTGCCGCCCTTCAACGTGCCCCGTTACCAACGCTTTCCCCTAGGTGATGGAAACTCTGCGCTACTGG CGGATGTTGTTCAGTCTCATGGTGGTGTCTTCATGGACAGTTCGTACCCCTCATCCCCCGTAACGGGCCCCCTCTCCCGGGGCCAGCGGAGGGCCAGTGAGGTCAGCATTGCCAGCCAGGTCTCAGGAATGGCAGACAGTTACACTGCCACCAACATAGCCAACA CCAATTCATGCCAAACTAACCAATCAAAAAAGTTTGGCCTTTTGTCCCAACTCGCCCTATCATCGCAAAACAAATTCTTCATGAAAAGTCCCCCAAAATCCCGTAAGACAAGATGTCCTGGTGCAGGTCTAATGGCAGAGCTGGACAATGAGGCAGAGACTAGTGAAGGGCTAAATCCTACTGGCCAATATGAGAACTGCCTGTCACCCGGGCTGGACTGTGCTATATCTGTTCTGGTCTCACTGGACTCTCAAGCTGAAGTGGAGCAAG TTGCAGCACGTTGGTGGGGCACAAAGCGGCTGGACTTTGCCCTGTACTGCCCCGACGCTCTGACCGCTTTCCCCACAGTGGCTTTACCGCACCTCTTCCACGCATCATACTGGGAGTCCACTGATGTTGTGTCTTTTCTCCTGAGACAG GTCATGAGGCATGAAAACTCTAGCATCCTGGAGCTCGATGGGAAAGAAGTGTCTGAATTCACCCCCTCCAAACCTCGAGAGAAGTGGCTCCGCAAGAGGACTCATGTGAAGATCAGG AACGTGACTGCCAACCACCGTGTGAATGACGCAGTGTTCACAGAAGACGCCCAGCAGGTCTTGACTGGTCGCTTCATGTACGGCCCTCTGGACATGGTCACTTTGGCCGGGGAGAAG GTTGACCTCCACATCATGACCCAGCCTCCATCAGGAGAATGGGTGTACTTCAACACAGAAGTGACCAACAGTAGCGGCCGTGTGTCTTTTGTCATCCCAGAGGACAAACGTCTGGGCATTGGAGTCTACCCAGTCAAAATGGTTGTGAG GGGCGACCACACATTTGCAGACAGCTACCTAACAATTATCCCACGTGGCACAGAGTTTGTGGTATTCAGCATCGACGGGTCATTTGCCGCCAGTGTGTCAATCATGGGCAGTGATCCCAAAGTGCGGGCAGGAGCAGTTGATGTTGTCAG GCACTGGCAGGATTTGGGCTATTTGATCATCTATGTGACAGGACGACCAGACATGCAGAAGCAGCGGGTAGTTGCTTGGTTGTCTCAACACAACTTCCCTCATGGCATTGTCTGCTTCTGTGATGGCCTGGTCCACGACCCACTCAGACACAAGGCCAACTTCCTCAAGACCCTGACCGAG GCTCACATGAAGATTTTCGCCGGCTATGGATCAACCAAAGACATCTCAGTCTACACCTCCATTGGCCTCCCCTCCTCCCAAATATTCATTGTCGGCAGACCCTCTAAGAAGATGCAGCACCAGTGCCAG TTCATAACAGAGGGATATGCAGCTCATTTGTCCCAGCTGGAATACAACCACCGTTCTCGGCCGGCTAAGTCCAGCACTGCACGGATGGTGCTACGTAAAGGCAGCTTCGGCTTGGGTGCGAACAGTGACTTCCTGAGGAAAAGGAACCACCTGCTGCGCACCATCTCCTCCCAACCAGCCCCCAGCTCCCCGACAGGCAGCATACACAACAGGCCAGAACGCACGCAGAGCCAATCAGATGGTGAGCGGCTGGAGAGCGCTCACAGCTACAGCCAGGGAGCAGCACAGCGCAGCATGAGCATCACAGCCAGCTGCTGGggccgcagcagcagcaccaagCTGGAACCAGGCGTTCTCAGCCCCAAATGA
- the LOC123959698 gene encoding membrane-associated phosphatidylinositol transfer protein 2-like isoform X2: protein MLIKEYRIPMPMSVEEYRIAQLYMIQKKSREESCGEGSGVEILENKPYTDGPGGAGQYTHKVYHIGMHIPSWFRSILPKAALRVEEESWNAYPYTRTRYTCPFVEKFSIDIETYYKSDTGNQADVFNMSAAEKRQRTIDPIDIVTDPIPPHEYKAEEDTRLYKSVKTQRGPLRDDWIEEYNNNPGKTPIMCAYKLCKVEFRYWGMQSKIERFIHDVGLRKVMVRAHRQAWCWQDEWYGLTMEDIRQLELETQLALATKMALFSQAEEATEANGGAPSPDKDQEVKEAMNSIEAEEVAEEVTLQPRGVLTKQWSTSSRSSRSSKRGVSPSHHSISEWRMQSIARDSDDSSDEEFFDAHEDFSDGEEVIPKEITKWNSNDLIDKIEATDTEETPGELFKEMTVDYERTTSEDRLDEESSSQQCLQPSKIHVLILVLHGGNILDTGGGDQNSKQADVNTISTAFDTVMRVHYPAALGRIAIRLVPCPAICAEAFSLVSNLSPYSYDEGCLSSSQDHIPLAALPLLATSAPQYQEAMATVIVRANQVYADFIKSLNGAAFTGQVCLIGDCVGGILGFDALCSSNQTVNESQNSSRRGSVVSVQDQDLLSPGIIVNSGHGSASSTLEGSRHLSRSNIDIPRAGAGDDTKRQLPRKRSDSSTYELDTIKQHQAFLSSLHSSVLRNDAVSRRSSSSTMLDGGSVGKFDFEVSDFFLFGSPLGLVLALRKTVIPMLDVAQLRPACQQVYNLFHPADPSASRLEPLLERKFHLLPPFNVPRYQRFPLGDGNSALLVETVQSNSQLLLDSGPPLSFRCQETISETCIPVPVLNWQEGSLKATPTTMESDVVQSHGGVFMDSSYPSSPVTGPLSRGQRRASEVSIASQVSGMADSYTATNIANTNSCQTNQSKKFGLLSQLALSSQNKFFMKSPPKSRKTRCPGAGLMAELDNEAETSEGLNPTGQYENCLSPGLDCAISVLVSLDSQAEVEQVAARWWGTKRLDFALYCPDALTAFPTVALPHLFHASYWESTDVVSFLLRQVMRHENSSILELDGKEVSEFTPSKPREKWLRKRTHVKIRNVTANHRVNDAVFTEDAQQVLTGRFMYGPLDMVTLAGEKVDLHIMTQPPSGEWVYFNTEVTNSSGRVSFVIPEDKRLGIGVYPVKMVVRGDHTFADSYLTIIPRGTEFVVFSIDGSFAASVSIMGSDPKVRAGAVDVVRHWQDLGYLIIYVTGRPDMQKQRVVAWLSQHNFPHGIVCFCDGLVHDPLRHKANFLKTLTEAHMKIFAGYGSTKDISVYTSIGLPSSQIFIVGRPSKKMQHQCQFITEGYAAHLSQLEYNHRSRPAKSSTARMVLRKGSFGLGANSDFLRKRNHLLRTISSQPAPSSPTGSIHNRPERTQSQSDGERLESAHSYSQGAAQRSMSITASCWGRSSSTKLEPGVLSPK from the exons aaaaagagcagagaagagagcTGTGGTGAAGGTAGCGGGGTGGAGATCCTAGAGAATAAGCCCTACACAGATGGGCCGGGTGGGGCAGGCCAGTACACCCACAAGGTCTACCACATTGGCATGCACATTCCCAGCTGGTTCCGCTCCATATTGCCCAAAGCAGCCCTGAGAGTTGAAGAGGAGTCCTGGAACGCCTACCCTTACACCCGCACCAG ATACACCTGTCCCTTTGTTGAGAAGTTCTCCATTGACATTGAGACCTACTACAAATCCGACACAGGCAACCAAGCAGATGTCTTCAATATGTCTGCAGCAGAGAAGAGGCAGAGGACTATTG ACCCAATCGACATTGTGACAGATCCCATCCCCCCTCACGAGTACAAAGCAGAGGAAGACACGCGGCTCTACAAGTCAGTCAAGACCCAGAGGGGTCCTCTGCGGGACGACTGGATAGAAGAGTACAACAATAACCCAGGGAAGACCCCCATCATGTGTGCCTACAAACTCTGCAAGGTGGAGTTCCGCTACTGGGGCATGCAGTCTAAGATTGAACGTTTCATCCATGATGTTG GACTGAGAAAGGTGATGGTGCGTGCCCACCGGCAGGCCTGGTGCTGGCAGGATGAGTGGTACGGTCTGACCATGGAGGACATCCGGCAGCTGGAACTGGAAACCCAGCTGGCCCTGGCCACAAAGATGGCCCTGTTCAGTCAGGCAGAGGAGGCCACAGAGGCCAACGGAGGTGCTCCGTCTCCTGACAAAGACCAGGAGGTTAAAGAGGCGATGAACTCCATTGAAGCTGAGGAGGTGGCTGAGGAGGTGACTCTCCAGCCACGAGGTGTACTCACCAAACAGTGGTCCACTTCATCCCGATCCTCCCGCTCATCCaagagaggag TGAGTCCATCACATCACAGCATCTCAGAGTGGAGGATGCAGAGCATAGCGCGAGACTCAGACGACAGCTCGGACGAGGAGTTCTTCGACGCTCATG AGGATTTCTCAGATGGCGAGGAGGTCATCCCAAAGGAAATCACTAAGTGGAACTCCAATGATCTCATAGACAAGATTGAAGCTACAGACACAGAGGAAACTCCTG gtgagCTGTTCAAGGAAATGACAGTGGATTATGAAAGAACAACCAGTGAGGACAGACTAGATGAG GAGAGCTCGTCCCAGCAGTGCCTGCAGCCTTCCAAAATCCACGTGCTGATCTTGGTTCTTCACGGAGGGAACATCCTGGATACAGGCGGAGGGGACCAGAACAGCAAGCAGGCCGACGTCAACACGATTAGTACAGCTTTTGACACAGTCATGCGTGTTCACTACCCCGCTGCGCTGGGACGCATCGCCATCCGTTTGGTACCCTGCCCTGCCATCTGTGCCGAGGCCTTCTCCCTAGTGTCCAA CCTGAGCCCATACAGCTACGATGAAGGTTGTCTGTCCAGCAGCCAGGACCACATCCCCCTGGCAGCTCTCCCACTCCTGGCCACCTCTGCTCCACAGTACCAGGAGGCCATGGCCACCGTCATCGTCAGAGCCAACCAGGTGTACGCAGATTTCATAAAGTCTCTGAATGGGGCAGCCTTCACCGGCCAG GTATGCCTCATTGGAGACTGTGTGGGAGGAATTTTGGGATTTGATGCCCTGTGCAGTAGCAATCAGACAGTTAATGAAAGCCAGAACAGCAGTCGCAGGGGCAGTGTCGTGAGTGTACAG GACCAGGATCTCCTCTCTCCTGGTATCATTGTCAACAGTGGGCACGGGTCAGCCTCTTCGACCCTGGAGGGCAGCCGTCACCTCAGTCGCAGTAACATAGACATCCCTCGTGCTGGCGCAGGTGACGACACCAAGAGACAACTGCCACGCAAGAGAAGTGACTCCTCCACCTACGAACTGGACACGATCAAACAACACCAGGCCTTCCTGTCCAG CTTACACTCCAGTGTCTTGCGGAACGACGCAGTCTCACGCAGGTCAAGCAGCAGCACTATGCTGGATGGAGGCTCCGTGGGGAAGTTTGACTTTGAGGTGTCCGACTTTTTCCTGTTTGGCTCTCCCCTTGGTTTGGTACTGGCCCTGAGAAAGACTGTCATTCCTATGCTGGATG TGGCCCAGCTGCGCCCTGCCTGTCAGCAGGTCTACAACCTGTTCCACCCAGCCGATCCCTCAGCCTCCCGCCTGGAGCCTCTGCTGGAAAGGAAATTTCATCTCCTGCCGCCCTTCAACGTGCCCCGTTACCAACGCTTTCCCCTAGGTGATGGAAACTCTGCGCTACTGG TGGAGACAGTCCAGAGCAACTCTCAGCTGCTACTTGACAGCGGGCCTCCCCTGTCCTTTCGCTGTCAGGAGACCATCAGTGAGACCTGCATCCCTGTGCCTGTGCTAAACTGGCAGGAGGGCTCCCTCAAAGCCACACCCACCACTATGGAGT CGGATGTTGTTCAGTCTCATGGTGGTGTCTTCATGGACAGTTCGTACCCCTCATCCCCCGTAACGGGCCCCCTCTCCCGGGGCCAGCGGAGGGCCAGTGAGGTCAGCATTGCCAGCCAGGTCTCAGGAATGGCAGACAGTTACACTGCCACCAACATAGCCAACA CCAATTCATGCCAAACTAACCAATCAAAAAAGTTTGGCCTTTTGTCCCAACTCGCCCTATCATCGCAAAACAAATTCTTCATGAAAAGTCCCCCAAAATCCCGTAAGACAAGATGTCCTGGTGCAGGTCTAATGGCAGAGCTGGACAATGAGGCAGAGACTAGTGAAGGGCTAAATCCTACTGGCCAATATGAGAACTGCCTGTCACCCGGGCTGGACTGTGCTATATCTGTTCTGGTCTCACTGGACTCTCAAGCTGAAGTGGAGCAAG TTGCAGCACGTTGGTGGGGCACAAAGCGGCTGGACTTTGCCCTGTACTGCCCCGACGCTCTGACCGCTTTCCCCACAGTGGCTTTACCGCACCTCTTCCACGCATCATACTGGGAGTCCACTGATGTTGTGTCTTTTCTCCTGAGACAG GTCATGAGGCATGAAAACTCTAGCATCCTGGAGCTCGATGGGAAAGAAGTGTCTGAATTCACCCCCTCCAAACCTCGAGAGAAGTGGCTCCGCAAGAGGACTCATGTGAAGATCAGG AACGTGACTGCCAACCACCGTGTGAATGACGCAGTGTTCACAGAAGACGCCCAGCAGGTCTTGACTGGTCGCTTCATGTACGGCCCTCTGGACATGGTCACTTTGGCCGGGGAGAAG GTTGACCTCCACATCATGACCCAGCCTCCATCAGGAGAATGGGTGTACTTCAACACAGAAGTGACCAACAGTAGCGGCCGTGTGTCTTTTGTCATCCCAGAGGACAAACGTCTGGGCATTGGAGTCTACCCAGTCAAAATGGTTGTGAG GGGCGACCACACATTTGCAGACAGCTACCTAACAATTATCCCACGTGGCACAGAGTTTGTGGTATTCAGCATCGACGGGTCATTTGCCGCCAGTGTGTCAATCATGGGCAGTGATCCCAAAGTGCGGGCAGGAGCAGTTGATGTTGTCAG GCACTGGCAGGATTTGGGCTATTTGATCATCTATGTGACAGGACGACCAGACATGCAGAAGCAGCGGGTAGTTGCTTGGTTGTCTCAACACAACTTCCCTCATGGCATTGTCTGCTTCTGTGATGGCCTGGTCCACGACCCACTCAGACACAAGGCCAACTTCCTCAAGACCCTGACCGAG GCTCACATGAAGATTTTCGCCGGCTATGGATCAACCAAAGACATCTCAGTCTACACCTCCATTGGCCTCCCCTCCTCCCAAATATTCATTGTCGGCAGACCCTCTAAGAAGATGCAGCACCAGTGCCAG TTCATAACAGAGGGATATGCAGCTCATTTGTCCCAGCTGGAATACAACCACCGTTCTCGGCCGGCTAAGTCCAGCACTGCACGGATGGTGCTACGTAAAGGCAGCTTCGGCTTGGGTGCGAACAGTGACTTCCTGAGGAAAAGGAACCACCTGCTGCGCACCATCTCCTCCCAACCAGCCCCCAGCTCCCCGACAGGCAGCATACACAACAGGCCAGAACGCACGCAGAGCCAATCAGATGGTGAGCGGCTGGAGAGCGCTCACAGCTACAGCCAGGGAGCAGCACAGCGCAGCATGAGCATCACAGCCAGCTGCTGGggccgcagcagcagcaccaagCTGGAACCAGGCGTTCTCAGCCCCAAATGA